DNA sequence from the Hippopotamus amphibius kiboko isolate mHipAmp2 chromosome 1, mHipAmp2.hap2, whole genome shotgun sequence genome:
CTGGTCCCGCTCTGCTGTCGGTGTGTAAATTCACAGACAAAAATGAATGCGTAACAACAGAAAACGGTGTTGGAACCATGGCAATCAGCAATTTTGAACAGCAAGCTTTGGGAGATGTTTACTGTAGTCTGCCTGAAGTTGAGACAAAATTGAACAAACAAGAGGAATTTGGTGCTTGGGAAAGTGTGAAAGCTGCCAGTGAACTCTATTCTCCTCTATCAGGAGAAGTAACTGGAATTAATGAAGCTCTAGCAGAAAATCCACGACTTGTCAACAAATCTTGTTATGAAGATGGTTGGCTGATCAAGATGACACTCAGTAACCCTTCAGAACTAGATGAACTAATGAGTGAAGAAGCATatgagaaatacataaaatctatTGAGGGGTGAAAATGGATCCCCCAAATAAACTAGTTTGAAACAACTTAATCTAGCATAGTTGTCTTAAATTAGTGgtggatagat
Encoded proteins:
- the LOC130858961 gene encoding glycine cleavage system H protein, mitochondrial-like produces the protein MYFSSASLRTWNTALQVARSLRAAMCSLRAISAPNAPCPMWPWVLRAGAFPALRTGPALLSVCKFTDKNECVTTENGVGTMAISNFEQQALGDVYCSLPEVETKLNKQEEFGAWESVKAASELYSPLSGEVTGINEALAENPRLVNKSCYEDGWLIKMTLSNPSELDELMSEEAYEKYIKSIEG